The genomic stretch agcctactacctattcagatgcagtttcttttgataattccgctaagtggttgattgctgagggaaaggttcttgttcagaaaatttatacgaaggacaatccagttgatatgcttacgaagcctcttccggtttacaagttcaagcagtgcgtggacttggttggtgttcattgttggtgattgcccgttggggcttttatgaagaaggtggagcaagttttgttgggacatgccaaggtggagatttgttagtttggcaagtctcatagtcccacatcgggaaaattagacttgttgtctcgtcttggaactataaataaggacctgagctttgatgttagacacaccacgagaagtaccacagacaccacaagaagtaccatagacaccacaagaagtacagcaggcatcacaagaaacctacttatggtttgaagtcttcttgtttaggaagctgaaggtgttttatggcctaggaacatcttcctaaggcatttgtaagtgtctctctttttatagtagtgatttgctcctccttcgtccgtggatgtaggtcaattgaccgaaccacgtatatctggtgttctggtgttcttgtcgcttttattctttccgctttattgtctttgttgtgttgccaaaattaccctttggtaaatatcctggggctagctctaacatctTTCACAGTATTattgcaaaaataataataataaagttagtGTCATCTTCCGTTGCACAATAATTGATCAATTCTAAAACTTGTTGTAAGGTAAaataggctttgataccaactaccaACTATATGACATTAAGATAAAATAGGTTCTGATACTAATCGACAGAAGAGATGGAGATAGGGATGAGCCAATGATGGAGATGTGGAGGGTGTAGGGTGGAAGACAGAACAAAGGCGATTATATTTTATTCTCCATCATATTATAAATTCTTCACACTTACTTCTATCTAGTTGAAAAATAATTTCTCACTAGCCATCGCAAAGAAGGGGTTCACACATGGTAGGACTAACAAATAGACATATAAGAATTTTCAAATGTAAGATTTTATATATACATCAAGATTTGACACACTGATCAACATTTTAAATCAAGCTAAACCAGATAATATGACTGATACAAACAAGATCATTAACAAATAATATGCCAGCTACAAGATCACTAGTGATTAATATAAAATAGGTACCACCTGATGatataagataatataatatACGCTCTATGAAAACTTGATAGCAATATTGAGTGGACACATATAAGAAACAATACAACACGGATCATAACCTCGATAAATCAGATAATATGACAGACacaaataatatcattaatagaTAATATGTCAATTACAAGATCACTAGTGATTAGTATAAGATGGATACCACTTGGTGATATAAGACAGTACAATATACGCTCTACAATAGATAATTCCTGAAACTTGATAGCAATATTGAGTGGACACCAATAAGGAACAAAACAATACGAATCATAACCTCGACTGGTATAGTGCGAATACATAAAATTATAAACCTTGAGAAACATCGATAACATATATGAAAATTTCATTTAATTAGTAATCGGATGCTCTAAAATATTATAGAAAGACTAGAATAAGCTCAAGAAGCTCACATCGACATGCCTCAACCTTAGCTGTCAACCAAAAAAAACTTTCAAATATAGCAGCACAAACTAAGGTATTATTATGTTTAAAGCAAGCATTAGCTTGAAGGAACTTAATGAATAACATCACAAAAGAAAGCATCATTTTGTGAAACGCAAACACAATCATAAAGAAACTTAAAAGAAAAGCGACAACAACATTATGTTTAAAGCAAGCATTATctaaataactttaaaaaataaTGACAAGGAATAaagcataattatttttaaaacaaatatatatatatacatatatatatatacatatatatacatatacatatatatatatatacatatatatatatatgtatatatatatatatactaaccttaaatttagaatcatatatatgaaaatttcttAGCATAGAGGGGTATATGGGCTAGAAGTTCTTTCGTAATAATAACTAGAATTTCACATCAATTTTCTGCATTCATAAGCACAAAGCGATAAACATCTGCAGTTGATATATGCAAAATGTGGGAAAAACACGAAAGGCTCAAGAAATAGAGCCATTACCCATAGATTCCACATCATCAACTCTTCAGAAATGGTAGatcttatttgaaatttgtaCCAAATCTCTTTGTGAACATACATATAAGGCACTGTGATGTTGATATATATCCAGTGGAGAACACGTTCACCCCTTTTGATGACTTATACCCATAGAAATACTGGATGTGGCTATTAATGTTCATAATCATATCACATGGAACTAGCTGTACGGATCCAGCTTTGCCTTTGTCATATACATGAGAATAATCATGCACATAGCCTTGGCTTTCAAAATGGTTTCACATCATTTTTTTATAAACCATCTTTGGGTGGAACCGAGGGCACCACTAGATACGGGTgatacataccggtccgtcagttTATCAGTACACAAACCGTTCGATACTAAACGAAacgaaataaataatatatatatatatatatatatatatatatatatatatatatatattataaaagacgacgtcgcgtcgccttttTCGACGACGTCGTTGAGGTGACACGACATCGCTTTTTTTGACGACGTCGCCTTATATATTAGAATCTTACTACAACTCAATTGTTCAAGTATGCTAAAGAGGAAGAAATCTTAGTGAAAGTTCAGTTTCctaaaattatataatatcatTAGAAATAATAGTAGAATAATTACAAATAAACCTACTATTTAAGATTCTAATCTCTATAATACTATAAAGGTTCAGGCACCTACTAATAAAGTCTTATGAAGCATCCGCTGATTTGAGTTGTAAATTTACAAATGCTTTTCACAAATTCCTAGAACAATTTAAACACAATTGAATTCTAAGTAGTAAGTAGACTCCACTAGTAACAAAATATCTATCCCAGCTTAACTTAATATTTCGAGGCATGCACGAATCAAAATAGAATGATGCATGATGACCAAACCCATATGCACGCGAGTGGTTGCATAATTAAAATTAGCAAAAAAAAGggaattatacaaaaaaaatagGAGTGGTTGCATAATTCTTCAGTGGGAATTATACAAAAAATTAGCAACAGACGACCAAGTCGGCTTTGGTTTCAGACACAGGTTTGTGGTTGAAGACTTGTGAAATGGACCGAGAAAAGACAGGTTGAACGAGAGAAGGAGATGGGAAGAAGACGATCGGTCCTAACGCGTTTACGTGTTATTGCATGTCGCCCATCAAACCTTTGACCGCTGCATCTGCCGCAATGCATTTTGTAAGTTGAAATCGACAAGTAGGTAAGATAGATTTGATGTCACAAAAACAAAGTTTAATTCATTGTCATCTCTATCTCCAAGTATGAAGTAGAGATCAACACGAATGCCTTTTGCCAATCCAAATGAAAATAGAGAGAGTTTAGAGAATAGTTCAACTATTAAGGATTAAAAAGGTTCTCACAACTTAAATACTTAGTTTTTTTAtagtatattaatttttatctCAATGAATATTGACCCTATTTAGTTAGTTCCCTTTAATTTGAACTCTTGAATGTATACTATGAATGAGTTGTTGTATGCACTCGTATGTTCTTCTGAATTATATGTACATACGAGATTGATTTAGAAAACTGCAAAAGTGTTCAACAAATGGATACAAAGTTTTAAGACTGCCTTAAACGAGCAAGCAAGAAATAATTAGAGGAGGAAGACAGATGCATGCAAGACATGACATATCTCCATTGATGATAAGGGAATCGAAGCAGTCGTTCACTGCATGGGCCGATGAGGTCTTCGCCGTCTCCCTCCGCTGCTGTCGAGCTCTGACCAACCTCACCTGGAAACAATGCTCACGACCGAGAAGCATTAGGAAGCTTCACGACGACGCCACTCACCACCATGGCCGACCTTCCCATGATTCATTCAATTCATTCACAAGTCTCGGCTACAGTTTGCAAGCGTTGAATCCGTGGAAGTCGGACAAAGCTTGTCGTCATCTTTCCCGCCCCCCCTCAAATAGTGTTTTTACCCTATTTGTGGGGGTAAAAACACTATAGAAAAATACTGTCGCATGATTCATTCACAAGTCTCGGCTACAGTTTGCAAGCGTTGATTCCGTGgaagtcggacaaagcctctcggCTATTAAGATTATGAAAAAATACTTTAGGAAATATATTTAGgtttgaaacgtgtataaacactttgGAAGAATTTCTTCAAcatctttgatttaacacaaatttcacatttattaagaccatcaaaatgataatttattaagtcACACTTAACCGTTCTTCTAATGGTGCTAGTTCCAATACGTGCTAATCTATCATGTCGAATATGAATCAACAATATCAATAgaagcaacatctttattaaatttagaatcattgtcaacaatagataatttgaccattccctcaACGGAATAgtcttttccaacaaaagttccattaggagatagaattaacttcccggattcaaatacagatttaattcTAGGGTTGCCAAGGAGATTCCcactcactaaatttctactcatattTGGTACAcgaagaacattagtaagagtgactttcttacccGAAGTGAAAGCgagttccacatttcccttgccaatcaccttagaacgaacttcatttcctatttgaatctcttgcccttctgtGACTTCTTTATAAGTCTTGAATAGTAtcttatcatagcaaacatggacggtagcacaagtaccgtaccaccaaccagaaaccttgccaaatatgacattcacttcgctcaccgtagcaattatattatcatctccctcaacaGAGTTGACTTCTAGTTTCTGGCCTTTTTTAAAtctgcaatccctagcaaaatgaccaggttttccacaaacaaaatagCCTCCACTTtttggcttcttaaattttctttgatcccttttggggccaaaatgattctcCTTGTTTTGCTTGTCTCTGTTGGAATTTTTATGCTgattcacaacatttgcttttatattgccaaaagagttctcactcttgtctttcatcctcgattcctcctcgattcaaagatgtttttgaatttgctccaaagtgatatccttggagtcatgcaaaatcttcttcctatacccattccaagatgaaggcaacttggctattatAGCCCATACTTAAAAAGGTTTAGGAAGTTCGATTTTTTCAGctttcaattgattaacaatgacctaCAACTTATGCACTTGTGCCAAGATTGACTTGTCATTcacaaacttgtaatcaaaatatttagaaattaaaattttctttgtccCTTCCTCCATATTTGAATTCCAAAGCTTTTCAAATTGCTTTTGTAGATAGTTCCAcagtataaagatcataaagccggttcgaaagagcattgagaatgtaTCCTCTACACATGATTTCATATTCaattctcttcttttgttcagccttgacTTCATCGGTGTCATCATCGGTTGGATTAGGAATTTattgaagatttggatcaagcacatagaagatcttcaaagcaatcaacatgaacttcattttatcttgccaacgggtaaaattcgttccatcaaaacgatccaaacgaacaaaatcttgattcaataatttgatggtatttgtggCCTCCACGAtgaatttgtataaactcacaaaaattttaaattttaaaagtcTTGGAAAGTATTTTACACCTacacataaattttataaaataaactaataatcctaataaatataatattataacatTAAGTCCAACTACCAATGCGAGTCAACACAATTGTATGTAATCAATATCGTACTCTTTTCTATATATTTCAACATTGTTAATCTTTTCTAATATAGTTCATAACAATATTTGTATTTTGTTTTGTCaagataatattattatcatattcaatcataatatgtatataaatataaataggataataaaaataaataattttaattaagtagAAAAAAATATCAGTAATAGTATTCACTTAAATATGTATCACCTTATGTTTATGAGTTGATCATATTATTCCAAgaacatattctttaaatattttacattataaaattttaataaattggTTAATAATCTTAGAAGTGGTGCTAAGTTCTTAATTAACATATGttgtatttggattttttttctatAACTACTAAGTATTTTAACTTATCATTCTTAAAGAAGAAAACTATTAtggtattattataaaatattttcaatggcttggtaattgagtcgaccacaaaaagtcttaaatataaaattttgtaaCCATAAAGTTTGatttatgatatcaaaatatatcataaattCAGCTTACATTGTTGATGATATAATAAGcgattaattttttactttattaaGAAATTACCCACAAGCATATAAATTCTAAAATGGACTTCCTATTGTCaaagtaatttataaaattaacatCTAAATATTCTATTACTTCAAGTTGACTCGATCTCTTATACGTGAGCATGTAATTTTTCATcttctataaatattttatcattttatttggATCTTTCTAATATTTTACTTTTGTTCTCATATCTATCCAGTATTCCATTTGTAAAACTAAAATATGATCTTGTATAGATTTAAGTATATAATaaactctcaactatacatgcataAGTAACATATTTTATCTAATTCCTTTCTAAATCAGAGGGGTAAACATGCCTTAATTATGAAAGAAAGCCTAGAATTCCACATCACTCATGATGGTTCTTGTGATTCTGGTGTGGTAGTCACAACCATTTGATTTTGAAATTAGGTTGACTCTGACGCTTAGTAATGCACTTTGACATGTAGAAGTAGGAGATCATACATTAGCATCACTAAGGCCCCAACTTTCATCATCCAGAAACAATTCTGGCTCAATCTCCTGTTTGAGTTTTAGAATGTCTCCTGAGTTCTGCATAGCCTgccaaatgaaaataaaatagaCAAACAGTTATAGAGATCTAATTGCAAAGATGTGACTGATCAAACAAGCATACCTGCCAATTTATTAACCCCTGATTAGCTTTTAAGTATCTGCATTCCGTAACGATGACAAATCTCCTATTTAAATCCCTTTAAAATAATCACATGTTCCAAAGGCAAGCGAAAAGATAATTTACTAAGTAAAAAAGCATTTTAATAAAAGGAATAAAGTATATATATGTCGGAGAACTCTAGTTTTACATTGGGAGTAAAAATGAATATGAAATCAAACAATACAAGATATTTGAAAAAGAAGTTTGACAAAACAATGAGTTGGCTTGATTCTCATTAAAGAGTGATAAACTATGCTGTAACAATCCCACTAGAGTCATACTAGTTCAGCGATGAACTGCTTCTCTCAACTAGCAAAAAATAATCTATATGCAATCAAGATTCAACTAACCTTGTCAGAGACGAACATACTGACAAAAATTGTAACCAGTTTCACCATGTTTAACAGCAACAATAAGAGATCATAATGTGACGAAATAAATTGGTTCCATGAAATGAATATTCTGATGTATCTCATGAAGTTTTAGAAGTTGATCGCTAGTGTAATGAACGCGTTCATGACTTTCGAATCTGAAGTCTCCAGTCTGGTAAAATAGTTACATAATGCTGTATAATACTCCTTAAAATCACACTAACAGTTGTCCATAAGGCAATAAATAAAGCAACAAGAGATCTCCCAAAAAACAACCTTTATAATCACTTGAACAAATTGACAAAATAGCATGCCGTGTTAGCCAAATGTATATGACATAAAAGAATCATATAAACTCCAGAAGCTAATAAGAAGACAGCGAATCTCAGTAACTTGACAGACTGACGCTGGAATCTTTCCATAAGCATGTTACAATGTTTAATTACCAGGAACATGAAGTATATGAGCTACCAGTCACAGCAAGCAAAAGCGGACACAGAAATCAACTGATCGATCGAAACAGACAAGTCAAACTCTATGACAATAAAAAACTATTCATCCACTCTAATTGTGAGGATACCAATTAGAAATGGCCAAACTATTCAGTAGCACAGAAGATATAATCTGGAACCCTTTCAGAATCCTGAAGCTTGCTTCCACCGTCTAACCCATGGGAAGCACGATTCTGACCTACCTGGGATGAGGTTTCACCACAACCTCACCTTTTCCATCAAACTCCCTCCAGCACACGTAAAAGAGAACAGATAGAACGACAACGGATGCATCAATCTACCAACCAATCGAGAAAACGAAAACCGATATCGAACATCAGATCAGGCGATTCAAAGACGCAAGCTTCAGTCGGCCCAAAGAAGCCACACATCAATGGAGTTTAATTTCCCAACGACCTTGAGCGGGAGGGGGGCGCCGGCATCGCCACGTGGGCCGAGGACGGGAAGATTGGAGGCGGCCGTATCGAACCCGGGGGGGAGGCTTCCGCTGCCTCGGGTCCCGCCGCTGCTGCTGGGCCTCAAGCTGTTGTCCGTCCGATCCGTCTTCATGCCTCACCGAATCACCTCCTCTCGCTATCGTAAGTGCTACGAACACGCTATCAACCCGATCGGCACCTCCGCATGTGGAAGACGAGAGGAGAGATGGAGGTAGGTCTTCGCGAAGTCGTCCACTTCGCTCTCGGGGTAGCGTACGAGGGAGGGAGCGAGGGAGGGAGGGAAAGGAGCCGGTCCGGCCGTCGACGGGTAGTTTCGTAATTAGATCGTCGTATTTTGAGTCTCAGATTGTGATTTACTCCTTTCCAATGTACCCGTCGGTTCACCGCTGATACTAAACGGGCCCCGTTACCATCAACACCTTATCCGCAACGAGGTACGTTACCACGAGTTTCTCGTTTAAATGATGGATTGTGAGTGGACGAAACTAACCTTGCACTTCGACAAGAATACTCGATGAATGCCACTGTGGGGGGAATCTTGTGACACATCATAGCACCTGCTGCTCACGTGACTTTAAAGGAGGGAGAGTGCTTTTACATATCTATCCCTGGAAAGTATGAAAATAGTGTATTTACTCttataaatatatgcatatatacatcccTCAAAATTATGATCctccacacacaaatatatacatCAAcatctataaaataaatataaaaatcttcaAATTTATAAGGATAAGATTGTGTGTATTGTACCTCTCCAAATTAGGATAATAACATTTCAACAAAATGCTTGTCAAAATTATTTCTCAGGATCAGTCTTGTTGGGGTAGAACTGCTTGAGGTTTCAGATGTCAGTCTAGTCTGGCAATTAGAATGAGAGACATCAAGAACATGTGGTTGATAGCAAAGATGCTCTATTTAAATGCAGCAAACATGACCATGGTATACTGCAGTTGAAGAAGCCAACCAGTCCATGCtacaccagagagagagagagagactgttgACACAAGCTGAAGCATTATTCATTGCACACTGCACTACTGCATCATGAGAAGAAGTTCTTGTCACTAGTGATCAGGACAGCATGGACTTGGAACAGATAACCAAGATGGAAAGTAGGAAAGTATGAGCAAGAGGAGATCTAAAGAACATGTACACATCAACTCTTCTTGTGCACCACCAGCCTCAGAGAAGGCTGGTTGAAGTTGTTTCATATGGTTCACAGTAGCTGAAGCTTTTTTGGCTTCACAGAGAGGTGTTCATCTGTGCCAGTGGGATTATACAAGTTAAAATGCATTGATTCATCATGTTCTGTTATCAAGCAACATAGCATCTATCTCAGATTGCAACACACCGTAAAACTCGAGAAAATTATTGTATCGGTAAAAGTATCGTTCTTGAAAAAGAGGAAATTGATACATATCGTTCTCAAAGTGACAAACGCCATTGCTAAGAGTTACATTATCGACGTAGGAAGTGAAATTAGATGAGTTGCCTTCTTTTCCCTTTGAGAAAAGACAGTAGGATGATCCATTTCAGACACACTATACAAGTGAGGAGAGCCTAAATCCTTGAGCTACTTGATTGTGCCATGTAATTTTCCTCTATTCAGTATGGCTGGTCTGATTCCCATGTCTCAGCAAATCGGAAGCTTCAGATCATTAGCCACCACATCTCCTCCATTCATGGAACAACTCTTCAATGTATCTGCTTTTAAGGGCTCCCAAGTGACCTGAAACTCCTCCATTTCCTCGGCTTCCTGCCAACAGAAAACCCATTTATGAATCCAAGAGTGCTGCTTAGGTTCGAATGCAAGCAATTCGAGTTATTGTATTTGTTTCTACTGTAAGCAGACCTGGTTCAAGTCTATAATTGTTGAAGTCCTAGGAAGATCATCTTCTCTTACGGTTGAAAGACGAGCTTGACACTCGATAACGGTACTCGAACAACTATTGCGAAGCGATTCGAATGGCCTAATCTGTGGTCTCTTCTTTTTGAGTCTATATTGTGTTCTTCCTGAAGGATTCTTCAATAGGCAAGCATACTTCGTCTGCAAGAATCTACATGATCCACCATCAACAAGAATGTTTATTTGGTTGTAGACCATCCAAAAATACAGGGTTATGAACTCTGACCTTTTAAGTCAATTCTAAATGTCAGCCAGAAATCAAGAGAAATAATGAATTCAATGGAATAAAGGAAAGATGTAGTACTCGACTTCGGCACGAAGCTTTAGCTTCCTCATATTGGCCTTGTGCAACTGCTGCCTCTTTGATTCAGTTTCCTGGTGAAATAGAATCCAAAACAAAATCTTGTAAATGTTGTTCATGAtgcagcaatagattgagaaagctCATACTACTGAATGACATCCCATGTTATATTGACTTCTCCAAACATTAGATTAAAACTTAGAGAAGAGTGCTTTCTAATCATTCAGACAAAAGGAAAATTTGAAGCACCAGATTACAAATCCAACAGGCAGGAAAACTAGAAGAGAACTTAAGATTAACTCAATccataaaaggaagaaaaaggaaaagaaaatcaataaagtgTAGATCCGTCTAAAAGAGCATGACAAGAAATTATTTCTGCAACAAGATTACTTTCAGATCTCACAATCTAAGAATGGAGGAGAAAAAAAGATTATTTCATTATGAGAAAAAATACTCATAAACAAACTAAATTtgcaacccaaaaaaaaaagccCCACTAATTCAAGGAAAATCTGAAGACAAAGAGGTAAAGAAGCCCAAAGATCTCACCTTTCTTAACTCTTCATAATCTAGAAGAAGGCTCTGGTACCTAAAGCGCGCCTTGTCC from Musa acuminata AAA Group cultivar baxijiao chromosome BXJ1-3, Cavendish_Baxijiao_AAA, whole genome shotgun sequence encodes the following:
- the LOC135638173 gene encoding uncharacterized protein LOC135638173, translated to MVTKKGKSFAVGFFPSCSLSPVGEEDKARFRYQSLLLDYEELRKETESKRQQLHKANMRKLKLRAEVEFLQTKYACLLKNPSGRTQYRLKKKRPQIRPFESLRNSCSSTVIECQARLSTVREDDLPRTSTIIDLNQEAEEMEEFQVTWEPLKADTLKSCSMNGGDVVANDLKLPIC